Within the Setaria viridis chromosome 3, Setaria_viridis_v4.0, whole genome shotgun sequence genome, the region ccaaactgtgagaggcagatgaactgatttgaattttttaaccatgcatggcgaacctaatctcacgacatccacgcaccacgaagggtcgcttcctttgtccgtcatccccatcaattcctagaccTGTGTTGAGCTCACtttccttggtacaaggctccacagacccggcctctgtcattctatgaccgcacttgtcaccacatgcggccgcaagggaacttcattccagagacagtggatcgaaccgccacgtcctggttcaatcaggtactgggcttccccatcccatactaggtatgagattagtactttcaaacacttgatcacgaacaccatcacctttcgaccttaaaccaatttcaagtagacagacggggcaatccaccgaccaccaaaacaattcacaaggccctgccccgtccatcatccttatagttgtaacaaaaaggagaacaagcaactcctataactcgtgagtgacaggaaatcactcgacttttaccgagtcctgtttaaacattgcaactactcggcctatcatactagtgttcagattaaaggaaaactaagtaatgcatctacggtttcaaataactcctggaatgtaaatgcacacttataacaacagaaggcatgcacaagtttagaaaaactaggttatgctccggggcttgccttcgagcaggGCGGtggcgaactggtcctcggcgtgcTCGAgctcagctcctgcaggcggcggctcagctacaacttcgtcttcgggcaccgggtgcagctcgtacgttccgtcggcgaggttcagctctacacggaatgcaatgcaagggtgagacacttagacggtgatttaaCAACATTTGCAAAGATTTAACCCAAaaattgtagcaaaactacaggaaaaggtgcgaaacccactttattggattctactcagaacgaggattccaacccaagtgatttcacatgtttttgatttttccttgatttaagatgtaatttccaagcttctgtcgatttagaacaagttaaaagagtcggatcggggaaaacttacgatctgacccttagatcTAAGAAATAattgtaccggggtcctcagatttaacacaaaGAAGTTctcggaattttacacagataccctcagtcaaaagaaaaagacacaaccgagccctcgggcgaggcagacagcactcggacgagtcgagcgaggcggacagcactcgggcaaGACGGACAGGGGTCGTGCGAGCTGGAAGGGGATCATCAGCTCACCTTCGGTCCTACTGACGAGGTCTCAGGGTCGAGAAGAAACAAGCTGAGGCGGAACGAGGAACGACGGCGTttcagcggcggcggtgcttcttgtggacaacaagcaagctctagcgcTGCGCAAAAGGATGGCCAAGCAGTTGGTGGGATCGGCAAGGCGcggtgttgggcggaagggggagctccacagagagctcaggcggcgacgcttgagcgcgaagcagaggagtgtgcgacggcgagtgcgatggagaagaacaaAGCAAGCAATGCGGCAAAgcggtggtggcgaagggaactccagtaagaggcttcggtaccccttttatagctgtgcggaagtgttcggaggaagaaaacgagctcgagcggcaagaggataagatcgagggagaaaaaGGAGTGCTCCGCCGCAGCGGTgattggtcggcgtctccattggcaagctcggacgcaatcttgccctggttgggcagcaaggatttggactgggggcaaagcgggtttgctgggcacgcggatctgctaggtctgcgtGAGCGTGGGGTCGCGGccatccatggcggcggcgccattggcggacaggaaggagggaagggcactgcgGGCAAGgacgctgcaggcgaggtgacagggcgatcgatgtgacgcgagcatgcgcgggactagcggctctgccggGGCACACTACTGGCAAGGCAGGGGAAGGAGCTGTCACTACCTGCACGGCGGTTGGCGGAGACAGtagcgtcgcggggcgcgcgcgcgggcagcgCGAATGAGGTGTGACGGAAGGGCCaaaaggcgttggggcgcgtggccggggatccgggtgagacgGATGCGCGCAGGAGGCGAGACGGTACCGGTGTGGCAGCGGCCGGTCTTCGGTCGCagagtggccggggcgacggcggagctgcaggcagtgcgcctggcgtggctggcgaggcctcgggcgagacgagacgaggcggaggggTCTGCAGGGCTCTTCTACGCGCAACTGGGAAAGAGGCGcactgatctatcttgtcgcggtcGGCGACTGGGCGTGGCGACGCTCGCCGGTGATCTGCAGGGCTCTTCTACGCGCGACTGGGAAAGAGGCGcactgatctatcttgtcgcggccggcgactgggcgtgGCGACGCTCGCCGGTGAGATCACGCAACGCAGCGGCGGCGTTCTGAGCACGGCGCTCGTGCGCTCTAGCGCTGTCTGGCCGACAGATCCGCGTgatcctttgccgggcccatcttccagcctcttgatctcccgattttcaaactGCGCCACGTTGACTCACTTTACAAGAGTTATAGTACACAGActaaggtccaacttttgtaatttgaccgagttcaaaaacgcggtggatttggagattcaaagctccaaagtttggaggaataCCGGTTTCAGGACTTAGGGAAAAACGGCGGTTTTACTGATTTTCAGGGGttggggctgatttgagctgcagatttggaaatcttcggaggtgaattggaccaaggtccaattagcaaagttgttgtaggaactttattctccaacttctacaaaaggaCTTCCtgatgttctgttcaactttcCAATGATAAACCCGCCCTAAGGTACCAGGTCAGGCTGATTcccagacttagccggaatgGCTAAAGAGGCTGAGTTTACCAAACTACGAAACTTTGACCTGGATTTTGAAGGCTTTCGGGGCAGATTTCGAACCTGCTCCttaaagcaaagttgttaaggtcccgaagctctaaaactttgttatAGGGCTCATctcaagatgacattggaaACCTCTAGATAGAGAGCCCCAAAACTTGGACTTTGCCTAAAAGTTGCCAAAGCTTTTCTTTAAGCATAAAGAACTTGCTCTTACGATTAAAACACTATTTAAGCACCCAGGCTGTTACATGGTCCGACGGAGGGGTCCAGCGGCGGTGATGAGTCTGAGCGGAGGCGCGAGGGGGGTGGGCGTTGAGGCTGGCGGCCTTGGGAGGCGAGTAGCGGGCGCCCTGGGCGTCCGCTAGAAGTAGCGGACCGTCGGCCGTCCGCTGGCGTACTGGAGGCCTCCCAGTACCGCAGTGCAGGGTTTTTTCTGCTACTGCGGTACTGGAGGATCGTTTAGAGGTCCCCGGTGCGGACAGCCTTACCGAACCGTGCACCGCGCACAAGCTGACGGAACAGTCTAAAGAAATGGGTGACCAGTGGCGTGAAGGCCGTCGGCCGAGGTCGTCAACAGTgctgcgccgccggccatcgtGTGAAGCCGCGGCCGGCTAAGCTGCCCGGCCGGGTCACTGATTTGGATCGACCGTTTCTCTGGCGGCGACGACCCACTGCAATGTTTGCCTAATAATTCTTTCCTTCCTGCATGCTTCGCTAGAAGTTGCTTACGCGACCGGAGGATTGGACGACTGACGGGAGCGGCATAGCTGTTGCAAGCCTTTTGGCAAAAATCGGCCGCATGCATCGGCTCTGAACTCTGCAAGTCTGAATGCCTAATTAAGCTGCATCTCATGATCTCATCTCTGGTGTATCCCAGCAGATATTGGGTTGTCTGGGCGGTAGTGTGTTGGCAAGGTTTTGGTGTGGTTACACGGCTCGTTGAGCTTAGACGGCCGCGCTTTTGGtggttttctttttgtttgtttttggcGGAAACGTCCTTTTCATTCTGGTTGCTGAACCATGGTTCAAGAATAATTGATTGCACTGAAGCACATCCGTAGCGAACTAGGTCATGTTTAGATCCTCCTAGCTTATTATAACCTGCAATAGCGGGAGGAATTTAGTTTATACTAGCTTTTTACAAAGGCTGGATAGTTACAAACTGGACATAAACTAGGCTGTTTGGACTAATTGCTTTTTAGCAGTTTTATATTAACTCTAGATGATACAAATGACTCCTTAATATCTTATTTGCTTTGAACATAAGCATCCCTTTACTTaaacaaaattttaaaaataatccGCTtgagcaataaataaatatagcaaaactATTATGTGTACCATGTCTCAGTGAATTGTGTATTTGCTTagtattttagtttttttggtGAAACCTGCTCGTCTGAAGTCGAAAGTCATATTTTCTTGAATTTACTCTAGGAAGTAAACTACATTATTCTTCCAATCGTAGATGAGGTGCTCCAGACGTCTATTGTGACTTCGTTAAATCTCAAATTCTCAACATTTGCTGGTCTAATTAATTTCTCAAAGATGCTCATAGATAGAGATAGTGCAGCATGTTTTCTCATGCTAATGGTTCGACCATAGCATGTTTTTTCATCTTATAGTTTGCTGCCCACACAATTAATAGGAATGTCGACCACCGGCTCACATGCGACGCATCTCTTGGTTTGATTTTAAACATGAAGGTCGAGCTACATCTATACTGTGCTTCTAAAACCATGCAACTAACAATGCCAttgcgcgcgccggccggcccctcgGTGTTGGCAACCCCCAAAACAATCCGACGCCGATGCGCAGTCCAACccccgacgccgacggcgtGTGTCCAAACACCTCGCTAGACTCCGAAACCAACGGCGAATCCTAGGCGAACATCGCTCCACGCTCTTGCGGCTTGTCCCGGCTCGCCCCTATTTAAACAACTCGTATGCGTCGCAGCTCCAAAACACAAACCACCTCATCAACAAAACCTCGACTAATTAAGCTTTAGCCAGCCTGAAAATTATCTAGATTTTGCAAATCAGTAACACGCCAAGAACAGCTAGCCTAGCCATGGCGGAGAAGGAGGGCGCCGTGGTGAAGAAGGGCCACGACGAGGGGTTGAAGATGGCCGTGGCGCTGCTGGAGGAGTTCGGCCTGCCGCTGGGGCTCCTGCCGCTGGAGGACGTGACCGAGGTCGGGTTCGTGCGCGACACGGGGTACATGTGGATCAACCAGCGCAAGAAGGTGGAGCACAAGTTCAGCAAGATCGGCAAGCAGGTGAGCTACGACGTGGAGATCACCGGCTACATCAAGCCCAAGGGCATCAAGAAGCTCAAGGGCGTCAAGGCCAAGGAGCTTATGCTCTGGCCGCCCGTCAACGAGATGGCCGTCGACGACCCCCCCACCGGGAAGATCCACTTCAAGAGCCTCGCCGGCGTCACCAAGACCTTCCCCGTCgacgccttcgccgccggccaGTAGGCCAATAAACTTTTATAATATACCGCTTCTAGTATAATCTTGCGTGTTCATGCATGCTCACACATGTACGCGTGCGTGCACGTCGGATGAGCTACTTATATTTGGTAGATGATGTCTAAATTTTTCCTTGAAATATGATGAAATAAAGCCAAAATTAATATCCGTTCTCGTTACTACTCTAGTACCATGTCATACTCTCTCAATTTGAAATTACATGCATATGATGTATTTCGTTTTGTTAAGACAAGATTAATCCAACATAGTGTCATTGCGTGATATAAAATCATGACCATAAGTGAGTATCTTTCAGTACGGATATAATAACATTGATTTTATATTGTATAAAGCTATATATAAACAAAAAAATGATAGTGAAAGGCCTATCCTAAGGAATGAAGTACTATGTCTTGTAATTTTGAACGGAATAgagtgtgtgcgtgtgtgtgtgtgtgtgtgttaacCTGGAGTGCATTTATCATGCCTGTTCTGAAAGTCCAGATTTGAATTAGCTGGGACAGTAGGAAATTAATTAAGTTGTTGAACGAAAGCAACAATAGGGATAAAATTATATGAATATAGAACAGGCACGTCAGCCCTTCTATTCCTTCAACTTGCAGTGGGTAACAGGGATACTGCTGTGCGAGGCTGTGAGGTGAGGCAGTGCATTAGACTTGCGGGCAACTACAGAACGGATAAGAAAGTCTCATAGTCTCCCTCGTTCGTTGAACAAACAATGGAGTTCATCACGCATCAACGAATGACAAAATGCGTCTAAATAATCTCTCTTTCGGTTTTGATGAAGTTCTTACCGAATAATTTTCTGCACCGCTACTTGCTGTGCTAACTACTTCCTTTGATGCGTGAATGAATAGATATTGTTCAGGTTGAACAACGAGTTGAATGACTGCCACAGATAGCTGATGATCTAAACATGAAGTAAAATTGTACTACCGTATACACATAAGCTACTGCAAGGCTGGTTTTCATATTTCATAATATGTATTATAAGAATAAGATTTAGACGAAATACTACTGTTTCGTTAGCAATTGCACAAAGAAAAACAGAAGGGGAGAACAAGAGAGAAATGAAATCAACAGCAGAATACCCTGCATGAATGATAAATTACGCAGAATTCTCTTGTGTTCAGTTACAAATTGATCTCACCCGTTCTGCCTTGTGCCGGAGGCGCCAGTTGCCTTGTGATGATCACCACGAGAACCGTGGCCTTGGCCAATCCTGCTCTGAGCATCTTGCGATGCAGCAGGCCTGCcgctttcctcctcctctggctcGGCGATGGCATCCTTGCCGGTGAGCCTCTGGACGACAGACTTGAAGTCGTCGGCGGTGTCGGCCTCCACGTACACCGTCTCGATGATCTTCACGGTCACGGGCTTGGCCTTCTCATCCTCCGTCGACGACATTGCTGTGTGTGGCTCGAGTCTTGGCAGGCTCGCGTTTGTTCaaggggaggagaagaggacgagAGAGAGAAGTAGCCTGAAGTAGCTAGCTGACGGGCCGTCACTGCCACGAATTTGATTGCGTGTGTCCAGGGAAGAACTAGGGGGGAGCCGTGCAATGATATTCTTCGTGCGGCGCTAAGCCTGGACCATGGTAACACGAACATTGAACAGTTCCTTCTTGCATTGAGACTATCATAAACTACTGGCACTGACTTGTGGGGCTGGAAAACATACAGTAATTGAGTTTGAGCTGGTCATGCAACCTCATTTGAATTCAGAAGAACATGAAAAGGAGATGAAAAATACAGGTGTCCTGGTAAAAATTCTAGTAAATTTCCTGTGCGAGACGAAGCTGACATGACGGCGGCCGCACGTGATGCAGAGGGAAGCAGAACTGCAGAAGCAGCAGTTGCACTGGTGTGTGAGTCTGACCTTGGGCCCCGTAGTTGACAAGAAACTGCTGTCAGAACCGTACATCAGCCCATGAAGATTGAAGAAGCCGCTGCTGGGTTGCTCAGTCAATACCGTACCCGAGCTAAACACAATACATGACCGCGGTTTTAGACCCGTTCAAGTTCACATCCCCAGTTAAATTTGACCTGCTCGGCTACTCCCTCTGTACTAAAAAGAATAATTTTTTGAGATTTTTCAAACGGATTAGGGTGTAAAAGCGTAGAGTAATTTGGTAAACGTGGTTAGCAAACTTGGATCCCACGGTTCCGCGTTTATATATGCACCAAGGCTGCACAATTACATGCAGATAAGTTACATCTCGATTTGATCAAACTAGTCTATCTCTAACTATCTCCTATTCGGTTACAAGGGTATTACATCCTCCTAGGATTCTATCTTCTGGAACCTTGCGCCAGCCCTTGCGCCATATCTGATAAGGACCAAGCCGAGTCCTACTCAAACTTATCTCATTTAACAGCCTCTCTCAATCTTAACCTAGTTTCTTAACCATGTTAAGATTGTTTCTGAATATCTCAAACTTCTAAGTAGCAAGTGCTTTTGTGAAGCCATCTGCCAATTGATCTCTTGAGGGTATAAACCGAATCTCTAATTGTTTCCCCTTTCTCGAACAAAGTGAAAATCAATCTCAATATGCTTAGCCCTTGCATGAAATACTGGGTTCGCTGAAAGGTACGTTGCCCCAAGATTGTCACACCATAAGCAGGGAATTTGGTATTTAACGCCCAATTCCTTTAATAAGGCTTCTACCCAGATTAATTCGGCAGTAGCATTAGCAAGAGATTTATACTCAGCTTTTGTACTGGACCTTGAGACCGTAGGCTGTTTTCTCGCACTCCAGGAGATTAGATTTGGTCCAAAGAAAATTGCAAAGCCTCCTGTTGATCGTCGATCATGAACACATCCTGCCCAATCCGCATTGGAAAAGGCACTGACTAGGACCGAATCTGATGCTTTAATACGCAACCCCATACTGATCGTACCTTTAACATATCTCAAAATTCTCTTTACTGCAGTGAGAAGTCGTCGGTGCATGCAGGAACTGGTAGACTTTGTTGACAGCAAGTGCTATACGGCCGGGTGAGAGTCAAGTACTGCAATGCTCCTACTATACTTCGATACCAAGTCGAATCTCCAGGAGACAGCGGTTCTCCATCTTCCTTTGACATCCTCTCGGCCGAAGATAATGGAGTTGGAGATTCTTTACAATTCAACATACCAACTCTCGTCAGGAGATCCCTTGCATATTTTTCTTGGCATAATTGAATACCACCTTGCATCGGCTGAACTTCAATACCAAGAAAGTAATTTAGATCACCAAGATCCTTGAGAGCAAACTCCTCTCTAAGATCCATCAGTAGAGCTGTTACAGCCTTAGGCGATGAGCTAGTGACAATAATGTCGTCCATATATATAAGCATGAAAATTGTAATGCCTCCTTTTGAATAGATGAATAAGGACGTATCTAACTTTGACGCTTTAAACCCAAGATCATACAACTTTGACCTGAGCCGAGCATACCAGGCTCTCGGGGCTTGTTTCAATCCATACAATGCTTTGTCTAACCTGCAAACAAAATCAGGATGCTTCGAATCCTCAAAGCCTGACGGTTGTCTCATGTATACCTCTTCTTCAAGAATGCCATGTAAGAACGTATTTTGAACGTCCAACTGTCGTAGGCACCATCCTCTTGCAACAGCTATAGACAAGACCAAGCGAACAGTAGCAATTTTTACGATGGGGCTAAAGGTATCTTTATTATCAATCCCATACCTTTGCTTAAAACCCTTGAC harbors:
- the LOC117850219 gene encoding uncharacterized protein is translated as MAEKEGAVVKKGHDEGLKMAVALLEEFGLPLGLLPLEDVTEVGFVRDTGYMWINQRKKVEHKFSKIGKQVSYDVEITGYIKPKGIKKLKGVKAKELMLWPPVNEMAVDDPPTGKIHFKSLAGVTKTFPVDAFAAGQ